Proteins from a genomic interval of Oncorhynchus clarkii lewisi isolate Uvic-CL-2024 chromosome 13, UVic_Ocla_1.0, whole genome shotgun sequence:
- the LOC139365162 gene encoding pyrroline-5-carboxylate reductase 1, mitochondrial-like, with protein MSVGFIGAGQLAHALVKGFSAAGVIATQRITASSPDTDLPTVSGLRKMGVNLTTSNKEVVNKSDVLFLAVKPHIIPFVLDEIGPDIEDRHLIVSCAAGVTISSIEKKLLQYRPFPKVMRCMTNTPVVVREGATVYATGTHAELEDGRLLEQLMASVGYCTEVEEDLIDAVTGLSGSGPAYAFTAVEALADGGVKMGLPRRLAIRLGAQALLGAAKMLLDSEQHPGQLKDNVCSPGGATIHALHVMESGGFRALLINAVEASCIRTRELQFLADQEKISPAAIKKTTLDKVLQQPGVGTGVGVRTGSGISLFNSSNPRHKK; from the exons ATGAGCGTGGGGTTCATCGGAGCGGGTCAGTTGGCCCATGCCTTGGTGAAGGGATTCAGCGCTGCAG GTGTCATTGCCACACAGAGGATCACTGCCAGCTCCCCAGACACAGATCTTCCCACAGTGTCTGGACTGCGG AAAATGGGTGTCAATCTCACAACCAGCAACAAGGAGGTGGTGAACAAGAGTGACGTTCTGTTTCTGGCTGTCAAACCACACATCATCCCCTTCGTGTTGGATGAGATCGGACCGGACATTGAGGACCGCCACCTCATTGTGTCCTGTGCAGCTGGTGTCACCATCAGCTCCATTGAGAAG AAGCTGCTCCAGTACCGCCCGTTCCCCAAGGTGATGCGATGCATGACCAACACCCCGGTGGTGGTTCGGGAGGGAGCCACGGTCTACGCCACGGGTACCCACGCCGAGCTAGAGGACGGGAGGCTGCTGGAGCAGCTGATGGCCAGTGTGGGCTACTGCACGGAGGTGGAGGAGGACCTGATCGATGCCGTCACCGGACTCAGTGGCAGTGGACCTGCCTAT GCATTTACAGCTGTGGAAGCGCTTGCTGACGGAGGGGTGAAAATGGGTCTGCCCAGGAGACTGGCTATACGGCTTGGAGCACAGGCCCTGCTG GGAGCAGCCAAAATGCTGTTGGACTCGGAGCAGCACCCTGGCCAGCTGAAGGACAACGTTTGCTCCCCAGGGGGTGCCACCATTCACGCCCTGCACGTCATGGAGAGTGGGGGCTTCCGCGCCCTGCTCATCAACGCTGTGGAGGCCTCCTGCATTAGGACCAG GGAGCTCCAGTTCTTGGCTGACCAGGAGAAGATCTCTCCTGCGGCCATCAAGAAGACTACGCTGGACAAGGTTCTGCAGCAGCCAGGGGTGGGAACAGGGGTGGGCGTCCGGACGGGATCTGGGATCAGCCTGTTCAACAGCAGCAACCCCAGGCATAAGAAGTAA
- the LOC139365163 gene encoding myeloid-associated differentiation marker-like protein 2 has product MDPQGGHYLNKAAVLSPLGGARMLQLLLGCTIIALVAHSAGYNHAYGIYCMFVWCFCFAMTLLVFTMDVTRLPCCMPISWDNLTVAFAMLATLMYVAASVVYPVYFLRSQCSKSDGGCEVRNYRIAVTVCSSFCCFAYAAEVFLTRAKPGHVVGYMATMSGLLKVVQAFVACIIFGALANGSEYNRHIPTHYCVVVYSLCFSITVVVIAVTVSGKASALPLRFPFDRFVIIYTFLATLLYLSAALVWPIFSFDRKYGTPGRPDGCPWENCPWDSKLVVAVFTHVNMVLYFSDLIYSQRIRFVSHSAA; this is encoded by the coding sequence ATGGACCCCCAAGGCGGACACTACCTGAACAAGGCGGCGGTGCTGTCTCCTCTAGGAGGGGCCCGTATGCTCCAGCTCCTCCTGGGCTGCACCATCATAGCCCTGGTGGCCCACAGCGCCGGATACAACCACGCCTATGGTATCTACTGCATGTTTGTGTGGTGCTTCTGCTTCGCCATGACCCTGCTGGTGTTCACCATGGATGTGACACGCCTCCCCTGCTGCATGCCAATTTCCTGGGACAACCTCACTGTGGCGTTCGCCATGCTCGCCACACTCATGTATGTCGCCGCCTCCGTCGTCTACCCCGTCTACTTCCTGCGCTCTCAGTGCTCCAAGTCGGACGGGGGCTGCGAGGTGCGCAACTACCGCATCGCTGTCACCGTGTGCTCCAGTTTCTGCTGCTTCGCCTACGCGGCTGAGGTGTTCCTGACCCGGGCCAAACCCGGCCATGTGGTGGGCTACATGGCCACCATGTCAGGCCTGCTCAAGGTGGTCCAGGCCTTCGTGGCCTGCATTATATTCGGGGCCCTGGCCAACGGCAGCGAGTACAACCGCCACATCCCCACTCATTACTGCGTGGTGGTCTACAGCCTGTGCTTCTCCATCACCGTGGTCGTGATCGCTGTGACCGTGTCAGGAAAAGCCTCGGCTCTGCCCCTGCGTTTCCCCTTCGACCGCTTCGTGATCATCTACACGTTCCTGGCGACGCTGCTGTACCTGAGCGCCGCCCTGGTGTGGCCCATCTTTAGCTTCGACAGGAAGTATGGCACGCCGGGTCGCCCCGACGGCTGTCCCTGGGAGAACTGTCCCTGGGACAGCAAGCTGGTGGTGGCGGTGTTCACGCATGTCAATATGGTGCTGTACTTCAGCGACCTAATCTACTCCCAGAGGATCCGCTTTGTCTCCCACTCTGCTGCTTGA